Proteins from a genomic interval of Neodiprion lecontei isolate iyNeoLeco1 chromosome 2, iyNeoLeco1.1, whole genome shotgun sequence:
- the LOC107216534 gene encoding putative leucine-rich repeat-containing protein DDB_G0290503 isoform X3 — MDYSGEPKSKGCQAVTEETGDVCGETSTLRILEDFRKLYEDRIRKISEGTDEGSDHAKLKIMEEWVKDLGEQNAMLVRTVEELEREAANRVILLEEKLRQSTAAVANINKRSTDDDGEKEDTAEYITSLKEQVDQLKENEKQALLYQTNLEEKLAEQNKQVVLKEETIRKYISKLQTLRDNLKNRSILANQIVLQSSSPDIDLDSDIVRMADIVENALKTSELEIEKLRSDLKESETKLEKLLHEKSIGMETLQSKLDEKCMELEQLENRMACLKKESLETRDALTVEVAEKHDLVLSLREELAMLEEQCRQSDMQTHFKDDIIKEMRRELKQAKLKDTCSSTRRVRIKTDTSVEEEDAIDRNSPSQHQDEILVYLSNTKVLMEKEKEALLGLRMELQKILEEVSTKESESCIDDSNRTQMQNLKKRTTSSIESISKIYKDKEKAINLIKTAVKKRKDDCMPVKGSLVVNNEAIQHFRMMEEFRICTVEAQAATEDLREEMTNVISSLNCRHEKFIELTKLVKQIQEHLTKTRENFTDTINQFKLQEQEKLRHGERIANGAIKLKDLKNEINQMTSDLSRCIDNASDKLDECNSIGAVKVHKCDDLLSIVNDEIQQIIVNVQICQTGECNAVATLLEVRGQISYLEECFRDFQKKADEVLLDNEMAQNVFSERSKKLNRLEHELDNTHTKMQDMLENFSSVMEQISNGNSNALANQSDYHEDFLCKTKQEDIFKIKDDLRKVQKEYDDFRVKTSLEICEAQKHVKLNEWKYRVADLQDQIRELQNEARRHKEREDVLRRDLDCSEIELKKSKDRLGCCSHYKPDGMHTTCGQDFKFETIPQSFKVLQDTMQSARCGLEELSNELKKLVCEGSSHSSLSSGSFSAAMDILRKYGHTTEQCFADVDKLRNTLCSKEKLLENKEEIIRIQKDSIKMTQAELKDLHQKMQEKDLHKEKMIENLQLVQSEVQLQAQTITELEKEKARLEKENELQVQTIGNLQEAVVEAKRRLDQMGNRAASEVSGLRNSASSTMYNHGNVHDV, encoded by the exons ATGGATTATTCCGGCGAGCCGAAATCTAAGGGCTGTCAGGCTGTCACCGAGGAAACAGGCGACGTGTGTGGTGAAACTAGTACTTTACGGATTCTTGAGGATTTTCGAAAGCTCTACGAAGACCGTATTAGGAAAATTAGTGAAGGTACTGACGAAGGCTCGGATCAC gcaaagttgaaaataatggAAGAATGGGTCAAAGATTTAGGTGAACAAAATGCAATGCTGGTACGAACTGTCGAAGAACTTGAGCGTGAAGCTGCAAACAGAGTTATACTATTAGAAGAAAAGCTTCGACAGTCAACTGCTGCAGTTGCTAATATCAATAAGCGGAGTACGGATGATGATGGG GAAAAGGAAGATACAGCAGAGTACATCACTAGTCTAAAAGAGCAGGTTGATCAACtgaaggaaaatgaaaaacaggCCTTACT GTATCAAACAAACCTGGAAGAAAAATTGGCTGAACAGAACAAACAAGTAGTTTTAAAAGAAGAGACAATTAGAAAATATATCTCCAAACTTCAAACTCTGAGAGATAATCTGAAAAACCGCTCGATATTGGCTAATCAAATTGTACTACAATCAAGTTCACCAGATATTGATCTTGATTCTGAC ATTGTCAGAATGGCTGACATTGTGGAAAATGCCTTAAAGACAAGTGAGctagaaatagaaaagttgCGGTCGGATTTAAAGGAGAGTGAAACTAAATTAGAGAAATTATTGCACGAAAAGAGCATTGGAATGGAAACTCTGCAGTCTAAACTGGACGAAAAGTGCATGGAACTTGAGCAGCTTGAAAATCGAATGgcttgtttgaaaaaa GAATCTCTTGAAACTCGTGATGCCCTGACAGTGGAAGTAGCCGAAAAACATGACCTCGTTTTATCGCTACGCGAGGAACTTGCCATGCTCGAAGAACAATGCCGCCAATCTGACATGCAAACGCATTTCAAGGATGACatcatcaaagaaatgagAAGAGAGCTCAAGCAAGCCAAACTTAAA gACACTTGTTCGTCCACTCGGAGGGTGCGAATAAAAACTGACACATCAGTGGAG GAAGAAGATGCAATAGACAGAAATAGTCCAAGTCAACATCAG gATGAGATTTTAGTCTATTTATCAAATACTAAAGTGTTGATggaaaaggagaaagaagCGCTACTGGGATTAAGAATGGAACTGCAAAAGATCCTGGAAGAAGTCAGCACCAAGGAAAGTGag TCATGCATAGATGACAGTAACAGAACACAAAtgcagaatttgaaaaaacggaCAACCAGCAGCATCGAAAGTATCTCTAAAATCTATAAGGATAAGGAAAAGGCGATAAACTTGATAAAAACAGCG GTAAAGAAGCGCAAGGACGATTGCATGCCTGTAAAAGGATCTTTGGTG GTGAATAATGAAGCAATCCAACACTTTCGTATGATGGAAGAGTTCAGAATTTGTACAGTGGAAGCCCAGGCAGCTACTGAAGACTTACGCGAAGAAATGACAAATGTTATAAGTTCGTTGAATTGTCGACACGAAAAG TTTATAGAGCTAACCAAATTAGTGAAGCAAATACAGGAGCATTTGACAAAGACGAGGGAAAATTTTACGGATACTATAAACCAATTCAAGCTCCAA GAACAAGAAAAACTGAGGCACGGCGAGCGAATAGCAAATGGTGCGATCAAGTTAAAGGATttgaagaatgaaataaatcagATGACAAGTGACTTGTCTCGGTGCATCGACAATGCCAGCGACAAACTTGAT GAATGCAATTCAATTGGAGCTGTGAAAGTCCACAAATGCGATGATTTATTGAGTATAGTGAACGACgaaattcaacaaattatcGTGAATGTACAGATTTGTCAAACTGGG GAGTGCAATGCAGTCGCAACATTATTGGAAGTCAGAGGGCAGATAAGTTATCTGGAAGAATGCTTcagagattttcaaaaaaaagcggatgaaGTT CTACTCGACAATGAGATGGCGCAAAACGTTTTTTCTGAAAGGAGTAAGAAACTCAACAGACTTGAACACGAACTTGACAATACACATACGAAAATGCAGGATATGCTAGAAAACTTTTCTTCTGTTATGGAACAA ATCTCAAATGGAAACTCCAACGCCTTAGCAAATCAAAGTGATTACCACGAAGATTTTCTTTGCAAg ACCAAGCAGGAggacattttcaaaataaaggaTGACCTTAGGAAAGTCCAAAAGGAATATGACGACTTCAGAGTAAAAACGTCATTG GAAATATGCGAAGCACAAAAACACGTGAAGCTGAATGAGTGGAAATACCGCGTTGCTGATTTGCAAGACCAAATAAGAGAACTTCAGAACGAG GCAAGGAGACACAAAGAGAGGGAGGATGTATTGCGACGGGATCTTGACTGCAGTGAAATAGAGCTTAAAAAGTCGAAAGATCGCTTAGGTTGTTGT AGTCACTACAAACCAGATGGAATGCATACTACTTGCGGCCAAGACTTCAAATTCGAG acCATACCGCAGTCTTTCAAAGTTTTACAGGACACTATGCAATCAGCTAGGTGTGGCTTGGAAGAACTTTCAAACGAGCTAAAAAAATTG GTGTGCGAAGGATCTTCACATTCGTCATTGTCGTCCGGTTCTTTCTCAGCAGCGATGGATATACTAAGAAAATATGGTCACACAACAGAGCAATGTTTCGCCGATGTTGATAAGCTTAGGAATACTCTATGCTCTAAAGAAAAGCTG CTTGAAAATAAGGAagaaattatacgtatacagaaAGACTCGATTAAGATGACTCAAGCAGAATTGAAGGACTTACATCAGAAGATGCAGGAAAAG GATCtacataaagaaaaaatgatagaAAATTTGCAGCTAGTACAATCAGAG GTTCAGCTGCAAGCTCAGACCATTACTGAACTTGAAAAAGAGAAAGCCCGGTTGGAAAAAGAG AATGAACTACAAGTCCAAACTATCGGTAATCTCCAAGAAGCTGTGGTAGAAGCTAAGAGACGCTTAGATCAAATGGGAAACAGAGCGGCCAGCGAAGTGAGTGGACTAAGGAACTCTGCTTCATCGACTATGTACAACCATGGGAATGTGCATGATGTTTGA
- the LOC107216534 gene encoding putative leucine-rich repeat-containing protein DDB_G0290503 isoform X2 produces the protein MDYSGEPKSKGCQAVTEETGDVCGETSTLRILEDFRKLYEDRIRKISEGTDEGSDHAKLKIMEEWVKDLGEQNAMLVRTVEELEREAANRVILLEEKLRQSTAAVANINKRSTDDDGSMTALANRVTQLMKDEETLQQRVEFLQSDIRGLLELIRRARRENCWSLDGITFFEIQPNDIPAPLDCTCGQEKEDTAEYITSLKEQVDQLKENEKQALLYQTNLEEKLAEQNKQVVLKEETIRKYISKLQTLRDNLKNRSILANQIVLQSSSPDIDLDSDIVRMADIVENALKTSELEIEKLRSDLKESETKLEKLLHEKSIGMETLQSKLDEKCMELEQLENRMACLKKESLETRDALTVEVAEKHDLVLSLREELAMLEEQCRQSDMQTHFKDDIIKEMRRELKQAKLKDTCSSTRRVRIKTDTSVEEEDAIDRNSPSQHQDEILVYLSNTKVLMEKEKEALLGLRMELQKILEEVSTKESESCIDDSNRTQMQNLKKRTTSSIESISKIYKDKEKAINLIKTAVKKRKDDCMPVKGSLVVNNEAIQHFRMMEEFRICTVEAQAATEDLREEMTNVISSLNCRHEKFIELTKLVKQIQEHLTKTRENFTDTINQFKLQEQEKLRHGERIANGAIKLKDLKNEINQMTSDLSRCIDNASDKLDECNSIGAVKVHKCDDLLSIVNDEIQQIIVNVQICQTGECNAVATLLEVRGQISYLEECFRDFQKKADEVLLDNEMAQNVFSERSKKLNRLEHELDNTHTKMQDMLENFSSVMEQISNGNSNALANQSDYHEDFLCKTKQEDIFKIKDDLRKVQKEYDDFRVKTSLEICEAQKHVKLNEWKYRVADLQDQIRELQNEARRHKEREDVLRRDLDCSEIELKKSKDRLGCCSHYKPDGMHTTCGQDFKFETIPQSFKVLQDTMQSARCGLEELSNELKKLVCEGSSHSSLSSGSFSAAMDILRKYGHTTEQCFADVDKLRNTLCSKEKLLENKEEIIRIQKDSIKMTQAELKDLHQKMQEKNELQVQTIGNLQEAVVEAKRRLDQMGNRAASEVSGLRNSASSTMYNHGNVHDV, from the exons ATGGATTATTCCGGCGAGCCGAAATCTAAGGGCTGTCAGGCTGTCACCGAGGAAACAGGCGACGTGTGTGGTGAAACTAGTACTTTACGGATTCTTGAGGATTTTCGAAAGCTCTACGAAGACCGTATTAGGAAAATTAGTGAAGGTACTGACGAAGGCTCGGATCAC gcaaagttgaaaataatggAAGAATGGGTCAAAGATTTAGGTGAACAAAATGCAATGCTGGTACGAACTGTCGAAGAACTTGAGCGTGAAGCTGCAAACAGAGTTATACTATTAGAAGAAAAGCTTCGACAGTCAACTGCTGCAGTTGCTAATATCAATAAGCGGAGTACGGATGATGATGGG TCTATGACCGCTCTTGCAAACCGCGTCACTCAACTTATGAAAGATGAAGAAACGCTGCAGCAAAGAGTAGAATTTCTCCAAAGCGATATCAGAGGGCTGCTCGAGCTGATAAGAAGGGCCCGAAGAGAAAATTGCTGGAGTCTGGATGGGATAACATTCTTTGAAATCCAGCCAAACGATATCCCAGCTCCTCTGGA ctGCACCTGCGGGCAG GAAAAGGAAGATACAGCAGAGTACATCACTAGTCTAAAAGAGCAGGTTGATCAACtgaaggaaaatgaaaaacaggCCTTACT GTATCAAACAAACCTGGAAGAAAAATTGGCTGAACAGAACAAACAAGTAGTTTTAAAAGAAGAGACAATTAGAAAATATATCTCCAAACTTCAAACTCTGAGAGATAATCTGAAAAACCGCTCGATATTGGCTAATCAAATTGTACTACAATCAAGTTCACCAGATATTGATCTTGATTCTGAC ATTGTCAGAATGGCTGACATTGTGGAAAATGCCTTAAAGACAAGTGAGctagaaatagaaaagttgCGGTCGGATTTAAAGGAGAGTGAAACTAAATTAGAGAAATTATTGCACGAAAAGAGCATTGGAATGGAAACTCTGCAGTCTAAACTGGACGAAAAGTGCATGGAACTTGAGCAGCTTGAAAATCGAATGgcttgtttgaaaaaa GAATCTCTTGAAACTCGTGATGCCCTGACAGTGGAAGTAGCCGAAAAACATGACCTCGTTTTATCGCTACGCGAGGAACTTGCCATGCTCGAAGAACAATGCCGCCAATCTGACATGCAAACGCATTTCAAGGATGACatcatcaaagaaatgagAAGAGAGCTCAAGCAAGCCAAACTTAAA gACACTTGTTCGTCCACTCGGAGGGTGCGAATAAAAACTGACACATCAGTGGAG GAAGAAGATGCAATAGACAGAAATAGTCCAAGTCAACATCAG gATGAGATTTTAGTCTATTTATCAAATACTAAAGTGTTGATggaaaaggagaaagaagCGCTACTGGGATTAAGAATGGAACTGCAAAAGATCCTGGAAGAAGTCAGCACCAAGGAAAGTGag TCATGCATAGATGACAGTAACAGAACACAAAtgcagaatttgaaaaaacggaCAACCAGCAGCATCGAAAGTATCTCTAAAATCTATAAGGATAAGGAAAAGGCGATAAACTTGATAAAAACAGCG GTAAAGAAGCGCAAGGACGATTGCATGCCTGTAAAAGGATCTTTGGTG GTGAATAATGAAGCAATCCAACACTTTCGTATGATGGAAGAGTTCAGAATTTGTACAGTGGAAGCCCAGGCAGCTACTGAAGACTTACGCGAAGAAATGACAAATGTTATAAGTTCGTTGAATTGTCGACACGAAAAG TTTATAGAGCTAACCAAATTAGTGAAGCAAATACAGGAGCATTTGACAAAGACGAGGGAAAATTTTACGGATACTATAAACCAATTCAAGCTCCAA GAACAAGAAAAACTGAGGCACGGCGAGCGAATAGCAAATGGTGCGATCAAGTTAAAGGATttgaagaatgaaataaatcagATGACAAGTGACTTGTCTCGGTGCATCGACAATGCCAGCGACAAACTTGAT GAATGCAATTCAATTGGAGCTGTGAAAGTCCACAAATGCGATGATTTATTGAGTATAGTGAACGACgaaattcaacaaattatcGTGAATGTACAGATTTGTCAAACTGGG GAGTGCAATGCAGTCGCAACATTATTGGAAGTCAGAGGGCAGATAAGTTATCTGGAAGAATGCTTcagagattttcaaaaaaaagcggatgaaGTT CTACTCGACAATGAGATGGCGCAAAACGTTTTTTCTGAAAGGAGTAAGAAACTCAACAGACTTGAACACGAACTTGACAATACACATACGAAAATGCAGGATATGCTAGAAAACTTTTCTTCTGTTATGGAACAA ATCTCAAATGGAAACTCCAACGCCTTAGCAAATCAAAGTGATTACCACGAAGATTTTCTTTGCAAg ACCAAGCAGGAggacattttcaaaataaaggaTGACCTTAGGAAAGTCCAAAAGGAATATGACGACTTCAGAGTAAAAACGTCATTG GAAATATGCGAAGCACAAAAACACGTGAAGCTGAATGAGTGGAAATACCGCGTTGCTGATTTGCAAGACCAAATAAGAGAACTTCAGAACGAG GCAAGGAGACACAAAGAGAGGGAGGATGTATTGCGACGGGATCTTGACTGCAGTGAAATAGAGCTTAAAAAGTCGAAAGATCGCTTAGGTTGTTGT AGTCACTACAAACCAGATGGAATGCATACTACTTGCGGCCAAGACTTCAAATTCGAG acCATACCGCAGTCTTTCAAAGTTTTACAGGACACTATGCAATCAGCTAGGTGTGGCTTGGAAGAACTTTCAAACGAGCTAAAAAAATTG GTGTGCGAAGGATCTTCACATTCGTCATTGTCGTCCGGTTCTTTCTCAGCAGCGATGGATATACTAAGAAAATATGGTCACACAACAGAGCAATGTTTCGCCGATGTTGATAAGCTTAGGAATACTCTATGCTCTAAAGAAAAGCTG CTTGAAAATAAGGAagaaattatacgtatacagaaAGACTCGATTAAGATGACTCAAGCAGAATTGAAGGACTTACATCAGAAGATGCAGGAAAAG AATGAACTACAAGTCCAAACTATCGGTAATCTCCAAGAAGCTGTGGTAGAAGCTAAGAGACGCTTAGATCAAATGGGAAACAGAGCGGCCAGCGAAGTGAGTGGACTAAGGAACTCTGCTTCATCGACTATGTACAACCATGGGAATGTGCATGATGTTTGA
- the LOC107216534 gene encoding putative leucine-rich repeat-containing protein DDB_G0290503 isoform X1 → MDYSGEPKSKGCQAVTEETGDVCGETSTLRILEDFRKLYEDRIRKISEGTDEGSDHAKLKIMEEWVKDLGEQNAMLVRTVEELEREAANRVILLEEKLRQSTAAVANINKRSTDDDGSMTALANRVTQLMKDEETLQQRVEFLQSDIRGLLELIRRARRENCWSLDGITFFEIQPNDIPAPLDCTCGQEKEDTAEYITSLKEQVDQLKENEKQALLYQTNLEEKLAEQNKQVVLKEETIRKYISKLQTLRDNLKNRSILANQIVLQSSSPDIDLDSDIVRMADIVENALKTSELEIEKLRSDLKESETKLEKLLHEKSIGMETLQSKLDEKCMELEQLENRMACLKKESLETRDALTVEVAEKHDLVLSLREELAMLEEQCRQSDMQTHFKDDIIKEMRRELKQAKLKDTCSSTRRVRIKTDTSVEEEDAIDRNSPSQHQDEILVYLSNTKVLMEKEKEALLGLRMELQKILEEVSTKESESCIDDSNRTQMQNLKKRTTSSIESISKIYKDKEKAINLIKTAVKKRKDDCMPVKGSLVVNNEAIQHFRMMEEFRICTVEAQAATEDLREEMTNVISSLNCRHEKFIELTKLVKQIQEHLTKTRENFTDTINQFKLQEQEKLRHGERIANGAIKLKDLKNEINQMTSDLSRCIDNASDKLDECNSIGAVKVHKCDDLLSIVNDEIQQIIVNVQICQTGECNAVATLLEVRGQISYLEECFRDFQKKADEVLLDNEMAQNVFSERSKKLNRLEHELDNTHTKMQDMLENFSSVMEQISNGNSNALANQSDYHEDFLCKTKQEDIFKIKDDLRKVQKEYDDFRVKTSLEICEAQKHVKLNEWKYRVADLQDQIRELQNEARRHKEREDVLRRDLDCSEIELKKSKDRLGCCSHYKPDGMHTTCGQDFKFETIPQSFKVLQDTMQSARCGLEELSNELKKLVCEGSSHSSLSSGSFSAAMDILRKYGHTTEQCFADVDKLRNTLCSKEKLLENKEEIIRIQKDSIKMTQAELKDLHQKMQEKDLHKEKMIENLQLVQSEVQLQAQTITELEKEKARLEKENELQVQTIGNLQEAVVEAKRRLDQMGNRAASEVSGLRNSASSTMYNHGNVHDV, encoded by the exons ATGGATTATTCCGGCGAGCCGAAATCTAAGGGCTGTCAGGCTGTCACCGAGGAAACAGGCGACGTGTGTGGTGAAACTAGTACTTTACGGATTCTTGAGGATTTTCGAAAGCTCTACGAAGACCGTATTAGGAAAATTAGTGAAGGTACTGACGAAGGCTCGGATCAC gcaaagttgaaaataatggAAGAATGGGTCAAAGATTTAGGTGAACAAAATGCAATGCTGGTACGAACTGTCGAAGAACTTGAGCGTGAAGCTGCAAACAGAGTTATACTATTAGAAGAAAAGCTTCGACAGTCAACTGCTGCAGTTGCTAATATCAATAAGCGGAGTACGGATGATGATGGG TCTATGACCGCTCTTGCAAACCGCGTCACTCAACTTATGAAAGATGAAGAAACGCTGCAGCAAAGAGTAGAATTTCTCCAAAGCGATATCAGAGGGCTGCTCGAGCTGATAAGAAGGGCCCGAAGAGAAAATTGCTGGAGTCTGGATGGGATAACATTCTTTGAAATCCAGCCAAACGATATCCCAGCTCCTCTGGA ctGCACCTGCGGGCAG GAAAAGGAAGATACAGCAGAGTACATCACTAGTCTAAAAGAGCAGGTTGATCAACtgaaggaaaatgaaaaacaggCCTTACT GTATCAAACAAACCTGGAAGAAAAATTGGCTGAACAGAACAAACAAGTAGTTTTAAAAGAAGAGACAATTAGAAAATATATCTCCAAACTTCAAACTCTGAGAGATAATCTGAAAAACCGCTCGATATTGGCTAATCAAATTGTACTACAATCAAGTTCACCAGATATTGATCTTGATTCTGAC ATTGTCAGAATGGCTGACATTGTGGAAAATGCCTTAAAGACAAGTGAGctagaaatagaaaagttgCGGTCGGATTTAAAGGAGAGTGAAACTAAATTAGAGAAATTATTGCACGAAAAGAGCATTGGAATGGAAACTCTGCAGTCTAAACTGGACGAAAAGTGCATGGAACTTGAGCAGCTTGAAAATCGAATGgcttgtttgaaaaaa GAATCTCTTGAAACTCGTGATGCCCTGACAGTGGAAGTAGCCGAAAAACATGACCTCGTTTTATCGCTACGCGAGGAACTTGCCATGCTCGAAGAACAATGCCGCCAATCTGACATGCAAACGCATTTCAAGGATGACatcatcaaagaaatgagAAGAGAGCTCAAGCAAGCCAAACTTAAA gACACTTGTTCGTCCACTCGGAGGGTGCGAATAAAAACTGACACATCAGTGGAG GAAGAAGATGCAATAGACAGAAATAGTCCAAGTCAACATCAG gATGAGATTTTAGTCTATTTATCAAATACTAAAGTGTTGATggaaaaggagaaagaagCGCTACTGGGATTAAGAATGGAACTGCAAAAGATCCTGGAAGAAGTCAGCACCAAGGAAAGTGag TCATGCATAGATGACAGTAACAGAACACAAAtgcagaatttgaaaaaacggaCAACCAGCAGCATCGAAAGTATCTCTAAAATCTATAAGGATAAGGAAAAGGCGATAAACTTGATAAAAACAGCG GTAAAGAAGCGCAAGGACGATTGCATGCCTGTAAAAGGATCTTTGGTG GTGAATAATGAAGCAATCCAACACTTTCGTATGATGGAAGAGTTCAGAATTTGTACAGTGGAAGCCCAGGCAGCTACTGAAGACTTACGCGAAGAAATGACAAATGTTATAAGTTCGTTGAATTGTCGACACGAAAAG TTTATAGAGCTAACCAAATTAGTGAAGCAAATACAGGAGCATTTGACAAAGACGAGGGAAAATTTTACGGATACTATAAACCAATTCAAGCTCCAA GAACAAGAAAAACTGAGGCACGGCGAGCGAATAGCAAATGGTGCGATCAAGTTAAAGGATttgaagaatgaaataaatcagATGACAAGTGACTTGTCTCGGTGCATCGACAATGCCAGCGACAAACTTGAT GAATGCAATTCAATTGGAGCTGTGAAAGTCCACAAATGCGATGATTTATTGAGTATAGTGAACGACgaaattcaacaaattatcGTGAATGTACAGATTTGTCAAACTGGG GAGTGCAATGCAGTCGCAACATTATTGGAAGTCAGAGGGCAGATAAGTTATCTGGAAGAATGCTTcagagattttcaaaaaaaagcggatgaaGTT CTACTCGACAATGAGATGGCGCAAAACGTTTTTTCTGAAAGGAGTAAGAAACTCAACAGACTTGAACACGAACTTGACAATACACATACGAAAATGCAGGATATGCTAGAAAACTTTTCTTCTGTTATGGAACAA ATCTCAAATGGAAACTCCAACGCCTTAGCAAATCAAAGTGATTACCACGAAGATTTTCTTTGCAAg ACCAAGCAGGAggacattttcaaaataaaggaTGACCTTAGGAAAGTCCAAAAGGAATATGACGACTTCAGAGTAAAAACGTCATTG GAAATATGCGAAGCACAAAAACACGTGAAGCTGAATGAGTGGAAATACCGCGTTGCTGATTTGCAAGACCAAATAAGAGAACTTCAGAACGAG GCAAGGAGACACAAAGAGAGGGAGGATGTATTGCGACGGGATCTTGACTGCAGTGAAATAGAGCTTAAAAAGTCGAAAGATCGCTTAGGTTGTTGT AGTCACTACAAACCAGATGGAATGCATACTACTTGCGGCCAAGACTTCAAATTCGAG acCATACCGCAGTCTTTCAAAGTTTTACAGGACACTATGCAATCAGCTAGGTGTGGCTTGGAAGAACTTTCAAACGAGCTAAAAAAATTG GTGTGCGAAGGATCTTCACATTCGTCATTGTCGTCCGGTTCTTTCTCAGCAGCGATGGATATACTAAGAAAATATGGTCACACAACAGAGCAATGTTTCGCCGATGTTGATAAGCTTAGGAATACTCTATGCTCTAAAGAAAAGCTG CTTGAAAATAAGGAagaaattatacgtatacagaaAGACTCGATTAAGATGACTCAAGCAGAATTGAAGGACTTACATCAGAAGATGCAGGAAAAG GATCtacataaagaaaaaatgatagaAAATTTGCAGCTAGTACAATCAGAG GTTCAGCTGCAAGCTCAGACCATTACTGAACTTGAAAAAGAGAAAGCCCGGTTGGAAAAAGAG AATGAACTACAAGTCCAAACTATCGGTAATCTCCAAGAAGCTGTGGTAGAAGCTAAGAGACGCTTAGATCAAATGGGAAACAGAGCGGCCAGCGAAGTGAGTGGACTAAGGAACTCTGCTTCATCGACTATGTACAACCATGGGAATGTGCATGATGTTTGA